The following are from one region of the Eubacterium sp. MSJ-33 genome:
- a CDS encoding ABC transporter permease, whose amino-acid sequence MILKDLRLSPLRSILTSVSMLVGIIAMIGSVLVGTLGREYLISVNAQVYGWSPTYSFVITESDFRDRNKMEQLFQRFEAIDDVAAVTFSMGEDIRFAPMKDLTPIPPNDVYQNLMAFDVVCTTEAYSQVYNLPMTSGRWLEPSSEGGSLEVVINKEAKNYFNDSPYAAGNVKSTLSLTPFNIVGVVNDGRDFPTIYADSAAILNFAPAMWQVQNANVYWHPTTGLTIEQIHSALGDILTDTIGGYWESAGRSDIGDTYDSVLSILQLGLLVTSLLLLFVSVLGQINIGLSSLEQRTHELLIRRAIGASRTNIVALVLGSQLILSIFVCFAAILISLILVHCIGALLPVDSPVGTPSYPISVAVVAVAVSVLTALLGGLLPALKAAKLEPALALR is encoded by the coding sequence ATGATACTTAAAGACCTTCGTCTGTCTCCACTTAGAAGTATTCTGACAAGTGTTTCAATGCTTGTAGGCATTATCGCAATGATTGGATCGGTATTAGTTGGTACGCTTGGACGGGAGTATTTGATTTCCGTAAACGCACAGGTATATGGCTGGTCACCTACTTACTCATTCGTGATAACGGAATCCGATTTTCGCGATAGAAATAAAATGGAACAATTATTCCAGAGATTTGAAGCCATTGATGATGTAGCCGCTGTTACTTTTTCTATGGGAGAGGATATTCGATTTGCACCAATGAAAGATTTAACGCCAATACCGCCGAATGATGTTTACCAAAACCTGATGGCTTTTGATGTAGTTTGCACCACGGAGGCATATAGTCAAGTCTATAATCTTCCAATGACATCCGGTAGATGGTTAGAGCCTTCGAGTGAGGGCGGATCGCTTGAAGTGGTCATAAACAAAGAAGCTAAAAACTATTTTAATGATTCACCCTATGCTGCAGGAAATGTAAAAAGCACACTTTCGTTAACCCCATTCAATATTGTCGGAGTAGTAAACGATGGCAGGGATTTTCCGACTATCTATGCGGATTCTGCGGCGATCCTCAATTTCGCACCAGCAATGTGGCAAGTGCAAAATGCAAATGTGTATTGGCATCCCACAACAGGACTGACAATCGAACAGATACATTCTGCCCTTGGCGACATTTTGACTGATACCATTGGCGGTTACTGGGAAAGTGCTGGGCGGAGTGATATTGGAGATACCTATGATTCGGTATTGTCCATACTGCAATTAGGGCTTTTGGTTACTTCGCTTTTGTTGCTGTTTGTTTCCGTATTAGGGCAGATCAATATCGGACTATCTTCATTGGAACAGCGCACACATGAGTTGCTGATCCGCAGAGCGATAGGTGCTTCACGAACAAATATTGTGGCATTGGTTTTAGGCTCACAGTTGATTTTATCAATATTCGTTTGCTTTGCAGCTATTTTGATTTCGCTGATTTTGGTGCATTGTATTGGAGCGTTGCTCCCTGTGGATTCCCCGGTGGGAACACCGAGTTATCCAATCAGCGTTGCTGTTGTTGCAGTTGCTGTGTCTGTGCTTACAGCATTATTGGGCGGATTATTACCAGCATTGAAAGCAGCAAAATTAGAGCCTGCATTGGCTCTTAGATAA
- a CDS encoding ABC transporter ATP-binding protein, giving the protein MKGISEKTLIKIKDLKASVKLNNGDMLTTVTNANMELQRGRSYAIVGKSGSGKTSLISIIGLLNREYEGEYLYDGISISALKDRDLSILRANNIGFVFQNYSLIKHLRVWENIELPLLYAKKSFTAKQRHEIITGLLKSVGLESKENDYPINLSGGEQQRVAIARALAVSPEAILCDEPTGALDKKTGTQIMELLHSIVKENGIMLLLVTHDPDIADTCDTIFEMDGGRITCAKNDT; this is encoded by the coding sequence ATGAAAGGAATTTCCGAAAAGACTTTAATCAAAATAAAGGATTTGAAAGCAAGCGTCAAATTGAATAATGGCGATATGCTGACAACAGTAACCAACGCTAATATGGAATTGCAACGAGGGCGCAGTTATGCCATTGTCGGAAAGTCCGGCTCAGGCAAAACAAGTCTTATATCCATTATTGGCTTGTTAAATCGGGAATATGAGGGCGAGTATCTTTATGATGGTATATCTATTTCTGCTTTGAAAGACCGTGATCTGTCTATACTGCGAGCCAATAATATCGGATTTGTATTTCAGAACTACTCTCTGATTAAGCACTTGCGGGTATGGGAAAATATCGAATTACCCCTACTCTATGCCAAAAAGTCGTTTACCGCCAAACAGCGTCACGAGATAATTACAGGCTTGCTAAAAAGTGTCGGCTTAGAAAGCAAGGAAAATGATTACCCAATCAATTTGTCCGGCGGTGAACAACAAAGAGTTGCAATCGCAAGGGCGCTTGCAGTATCTCCGGAAGCCATTTTATGTGATGAGCCTACGGGAGCGTTGGATAAAAAGACGGGAACGCAGATTATGGAACTGTTGCACAGCATCGTAAAAGAAAATGGAATTATGCTGCTGTTGGTTACGCACGATCCTGATATTGCAGATACCTGTGATACGATTTTTGAAATGGATGGAGGGAGGATAACTTGTGCTAAAAATGATACTTAA
- the vanR gene encoding VanR-ABDEGLN family response regulator transcription factor codes for MNKKILIVDDEKEIVDLLEVYLSNDGYSVYKCYNGLEAMKCIKQSQIDLAILDIMLPDIDGFRLCQKIREKFYFPIIMLTAKIADSDKIMGLTIGADDYITKPFNPLEVVARVKTQLRRYQSYNSPNLSQSEEKDEYDIRGLLINRVSHKCYLYGKEIALTPLEFSVLWYLCEHQGKVVASEELFEAVWKEKYLRNSNNTVMAHIGRLREKLNEPSKNPKFIKTVWGVGYEIE; via the coding sequence ATGAACAAGAAGATTTTAATTGTGGATGACGAAAAAGAAATCGTTGATCTGCTTGAAGTGTATTTGAGTAACGATGGTTATTCAGTATATAAATGTTATAATGGGTTAGAGGCGATGAAATGTATCAAACAGTCGCAGATTGATTTAGCGATACTTGATATTATGCTGCCGGATATTGATGGTTTTCGACTTTGCCAAAAAATTCGGGAAAAGTTTTACTTCCCTATTATTATGCTTACCGCCAAAATTGCGGATAGCGACAAGATTATGGGGCTTACGATTGGTGCGGATGATTATATAACGAAACCGTTTAATCCTTTAGAGGTTGTGGCAAGAGTAAAGACGCAATTAAGGCGTTATCAGAGCTATAACAGTCCTAATTTGAGCCAATCCGAAGAAAAAGACGAGTATGACATCAGAGGTCTGCTGATAAACAGAGTCAGCCACAAGTGCTACTTGTATGGCAAAGAAATAGCCTTGACTCCGTTGGAGTTTTCTGTTCTGTGGTATCTGTGCGAACATCAGGGTAAAGTTGTCGCCTCAGAGGAATTATTTGAAGCCGTGTGGAAAGAAAAGTATCTTCGCAACAGTAACAATACGGTAATGGCGCACATTGGGCGGCTTCGGGAAAAATTGAATGAACCTTCAAAAAATCCGAAGTTCATTAAAACTGTTTGGGGGGTAGGGTATGAAATTGAATAA
- a CDS encoding helix-turn-helix domain-containing protein: MKVRYNKLWKLLIDKGMKKSQLREAVGASKSTFAKLGKNENVTLPVLLNICEYLECDFGDIMEAVPENEV; this comes from the coding sequence ATGAAAGTACGGTACAACAAACTTTGGAAACTACTGATTGACAAGGGAATGAAAAAGAGTCAATTACGAGAAGCGGTTGGGGCAAGCAAAAGTACATTTGCGAAACTCGGAAAAAATGAAAATGTTACCCTTCCCGTGCTGTTGAATATATGCGAATATTTAGAGTGTGATTTTGGCGACATAATGGAAGCCGTACCCGAAAATGAGGTGTAG
- a CDS encoding sensor histidine kinase: protein MKLNKKEKNYLLSTLFKGYVIQCAICSVLILGGTFLLGIMAEEILRKYVLYYYLYYRTEYLYIVAVIVWGGCIIYLTYLLLKKVVAYVYEVQAATGKMFDQNVSYIEMSPELSEIAANINQLKQEAESNARLAKENEQRKNDLIMYLAHDLKTPLSSVIGYLTLLRDESQISKELREKYLSITLGKAERLEDLINEFFEITRFNIYDITLQYTKINLTRLLEQLVYEFKPMLNTKNLQCNLCVDDDIMLRCDADKIQRVFDNLLRNAVIYSFENTDITISAQCQEDTVSIIFCNHGDTLPEEKLNRIFEQFYRLDAARSTSSGGAGLGLAIVKQIVELHNGTIVAESQEDQNKFSITLPLA, encoded by the coding sequence ATGAAATTGAATAAAAAAGAAAAAAACTATCTGCTCTCTACCTTGTTCAAAGGGTATGTAATTCAATGTGCGATTTGCTCTGTGCTTATTTTAGGCGGTACTTTTCTTTTAGGAATTATGGCAGAAGAAATTCTCCGCAAGTATGTTTTGTATTATTACTTGTATTACAGAACAGAATATCTTTATATAGTGGCTGTAATCGTGTGGGGTGGCTGTATTATATACTTGACATACCTACTTTTGAAAAAAGTAGTCGCCTACGTGTACGAGGTACAGGCTGCGACAGGAAAAATGTTCGATCAGAATGTCAGTTACATTGAAATGTCCCCGGAGTTGAGTGAAATCGCCGCTAACATCAATCAGTTAAAACAAGAGGCTGAAAGTAATGCAAGGCTTGCAAAAGAAAATGAGCAGCGAAAAAATGACCTGATTATGTATCTTGCACACGATTTGAAAACACCGCTTTCTTCTGTAATCGGGTATCTTACTTTACTGCGTGATGAGTCGCAAATCTCAAAGGAACTTCGAGAAAAGTACCTTTCAATCACTCTTGGTAAGGCAGAACGGTTAGAGGATCTGATTAACGAGTTTTTCGAGATAACACGATTCAATATATACGATATTACATTACAATACACGAAAATCAATTTAACTCGCCTGCTGGAGCAACTTGTATATGAATTTAAGCCTATGCTCAACACAAAGAATTTGCAATGTAATCTTTGTGTTGATGATGATATAATGCTTCGATGTGACGCAGACAAAATTCAGCGTGTTTTTGATAACCTTTTGAGAAATGCGGTTATCTACAGTTTTGAAAATACGGATATCACGATCAGCGCACAATGTCAGGAAGATACGGTCAGCATTATTTTTTGTAACCACGGCGATACTCTGCCGGAAGAAAAGTTAAACAGGATTTTCGAGCAGTTTTATCGGCTTGACGCAGCGAGAAGTACAAGCAGTGGAGGAGCTGGATTAGGTTTGGCGATTGTAAAGCAGATTGTTGAACTACACAATGGTACAATCGTTGCAGAGAGCCAAGAGGATCAAAACAAGTTTTCAATTACTTTGCCGTTGGCGTAG
- a CDS encoding IS30 family transposase has protein sequence MSKFLTYEDRLVIAQLLQENVSFGVIGKKLGKDRTTIAKEIKKHSYDKKSGRPGYPYNPCKHRSTCKAKKLCGNSCTHQSAYKCSLCSECTLHCPDFAEDICSVKTKPPYVCNGCSQLPQCTLLKRIYGPADAHEMAHQSISESRTGILSNEDDIARINGIISPLVKNGQSLHQIYIEHVDEIMCSEKTLYNYVDAQLFDIRNIDLPRKVKYRPRYKQPEFKVDRGCRIGRSYTDFQKFLEAKPESAVVQMDSVIGRVGGKCLLTIHFVETSLMLAFLRDSNTSASVIQIINLLDKVLGNEDFSRLFPVILTDNGSEFSNPKAIEKRDTIPCSRTNVFYCDPSAPYQKGACEVNHELIRRILPKGSSFDDLTQKDIFLMMDHINSYKRKKLNNRSPYETFSFYYGEDILKKLGCKPVAAENIILKPKLLKK, from the coding sequence ATGTCAAAGTTTTTAACATATGAAGATCGATTAGTTATTGCACAACTCCTTCAGGAGAATGTCTCTTTTGGAGTTATAGGAAAGAAGTTAGGCAAGGATCGTACCACGATTGCAAAGGAAATAAAAAAGCATTCCTATGATAAGAAAAGTGGTCGCCCAGGATATCCTTACAATCCATGTAAACATCGCAGTACATGCAAAGCTAAAAAGCTGTGCGGAAACAGTTGTACGCATCAATCAGCGTATAAATGCAGTCTGTGTTCCGAGTGTACATTACATTGTCCGGATTTTGCAGAGGATATCTGCTCCGTTAAAACCAAACCTCCATATGTATGTAATGGTTGTAGCCAGCTTCCCCAATGTACCTTGTTAAAACGCATTTATGGCCCGGCAGATGCTCATGAAATGGCACATCAGTCTATTTCGGAATCCAGGACAGGTATTTTATCCAATGAGGATGATATAGCAAGAATCAACGGAATCATCAGCCCCTTGGTTAAAAATGGACAGTCTCTTCATCAGATTTATATAGAGCATGTTGATGAAATCATGTGCAGTGAAAAAACATTGTATAACTATGTTGATGCCCAGCTTTTTGATATCCGTAACATTGATCTGCCTCGTAAAGTAAAGTATCGCCCGCGATACAAACAGCCTGAATTCAAGGTAGACAGAGGATGTCGTATTGGTAGAAGCTATACTGATTTCCAGAAGTTTCTTGAAGCAAAGCCGGAGTCTGCTGTTGTACAGATGGATAGTGTTATCGGACGTGTGGGAGGCAAATGCCTGCTTACTATACATTTCGTTGAAACAAGTTTAATGCTTGCATTTCTGCGAGATTCAAATACTTCAGCATCTGTCATACAGATTATAAATCTGTTGGATAAAGTCCTTGGAAATGAAGATTTTTCACGGTTGTTTCCGGTTATTCTTACGGATAATGGAAGTGAGTTTTCAAATCCAAAAGCAATTGAAAAACGAGATACGATTCCATGCAGCAGAACGAATGTATTTTACTGCGATCCAAGTGCACCTTACCAAAAGGGAGCCTGTGAAGTGAATCATGAGCTGATACGTCGTATCCTGCCAAAGGGAAGCAGCTTTGATGATTTGACACAGAAGGATATTTTTCTGATGATGGATCATATCAATTCTTATAAAAGAAAAAAGCTGAACAACCGTAGCCCATACGAAACGTTCAGCTTTTATTACGGAGAAGATATACTTAAGAAACTTGGATGTAAACCGGTTGCCGCCGAAAACATCATCTTAAAGCCTAAACTTCTCAAAAAGTAA